A part of Capsicum annuum cultivar UCD-10X-F1 chromosome 6, UCD10Xv1.1, whole genome shotgun sequence genomic DNA contains:
- the LOC107872890 gene encoding uncharacterized protein LOC107872890, translated as MYILTIAQIVMGIFRRLAGFLGFSKDDGHAVRDDDNNVASHNNKGFTAPVSRDVPGPILVPCITGAGGIQGLRWYVKRLRIDEDGDVADEFLNEIPSDTPSSTEENQRKFPRFELKYNTRPAKVTSQGLSATGKIKYRVEYQGKLEWI; from the exons ATGTATATTCTGACTATAGCACAAATAGTGATGGGTATATTTAGGAGATTAGCTGGGTTTCTAGGGTTTTCAAAAGACGACGGGCATGCAGTTAGAGATGACGATAACAACGTAGCATCTCACAATAATAAAGGATTTACTGCCCCTGTTTCCAGAGATGTACCTGGTCCTATCCTTGTTCCTTGTATTACTGGCGCTGGCGGCATTCAG GGATTGAGATGGTATGTCAAGCGTCTTAGAATAGATGAAGATGGAGATGTGGCAGATGAGTTCCTAAATGAGATCCCATCGGATACACCTTCCAGTACAGAagagaatcaaagaaaattcCCCAGGTTTGAATTGAAGTACAATACAAGGCCTGCAAAGGTAACAAGCCAGGGACTCTCAGCAACAGGAAAAATTAAATATCGTGTGGAATATCAAGGCAAATTGGAGTGGATTTGA